A genome region from Macaca nemestrina isolate mMacNem1 chromosome 20, mMacNem.hap1, whole genome shotgun sequence includes the following:
- the LOC105487168 gene encoding transmembrane and immunoglobulin domain-containing protein 2 isoform X1 — MGSPGMVLGLLVQFWALQGASSLSVQQGPNSLQVRQGSQATLVCQVDQAPAWERLRVRWTKDGAILCQPYITNGSLSLGVCGPQGQLSWQAPSHLILKLDPVSLNHSGAYVCSTAIEIPELEEAEGNVTRLLVDPDDPTQNRNLTPSFPGLLFVLLGAGSVGVAIVLGAWFRGRRCCQQRDSGNSPGNAFYSNVLYRPRGAPKKTEDCSGEAKDQRGQSIYSTSFPQPVTCQPHLAPRPCPSPRPGHPISMVRVFPSPGPTQQPRPRGFPKVGEE, encoded by the exons CCCTGCAAGGAGCCTCAAGCCTGAGTGTGCAGCAGGGGCCCAACTCCCTGCAGGTGAGGCAGGGCAGTCAGGCCACCCTGGTCTGCCAGGTGGACCAGGCGCCGGCCTGGGAACGGCTCCGTGTTAGGTGGACCAAGGATGGGGCCATCCTGTGCCAACCATACATCACCAACGGCAGCCTCAGCCTGGGGGTCTGCGGGCCCCAGGGACAGCTCTCCTGGCAGGCACCCAGCCATCTCATCCTGAAGCTGGACCCTGTGAGCCTCAACCACAGCGGGGCGTATGTGTGCTCAACGGCCATAGAGATTCCTGAGctggaggaggctgagggcaACGTAACAAGGCTCTTAGTGGACCCAG ATGACCCCACACAGAACAGAAACCTGACCCCAAGCTTCCCAG GACTCCTCTTCGTGCTGCTGGGGGCGGGAAGCGTGGGTGTGGCGATCGTGCTGGGCGCCTGGTTCAGGGGCCGCCGCTGCTGCCAGCAAAGGGATTCAGGTAACAGCCCAG GAAATGCATTCTATAGCAATGTCCTATACCGGCCCCGGGGGGCTCCAAAGAAGACTGAGGACTGCTCTGGAGAGGCGAAGGACCAGAGAGGCCAGAGCATTTATTCAACCTCGTTCCCGCAGCCGGTCACCTGCCAGCCGCACCTGGCTCCcagaccctgccccagccccaggcccggCCACCCCATTTCTATGGTCAGGGTCTTTCCTAGCCCAGGCCCCACCCAGCAGCCGAGGCCAAGAGGGTTCCCCAAAGTGGGAGAGGAGTAA
- the LOC105487168 gene encoding transmembrane and immunoglobulin domain-containing protein 2 isoform X2, translating into MGSPGMVLGLLVQFWALQGASSLSVQQGPNSLQVRQGSQATLVCQVDQAPAWERLRVRWTKDGAILCQPYITNGSLSLGVCGPQGQLSWQAPSHLILKLDPVSLNHSGAYVCSTAIEIPELEEAEGNVTRLLVDPDDPTQNRNLTPSFPGLLFVLLGAGSVGVAIVLGAWFRGRRCCQQRDSGNAFYSNVLYRPRGAPKKTEDCSGEAKDQRGQSIYSTSFPQPVTCQPHLAPRPCPSPRPGHPISMVRVFPSPGPTQQPRPRGFPKVGEE; encoded by the exons CCCTGCAAGGAGCCTCAAGCCTGAGTGTGCAGCAGGGGCCCAACTCCCTGCAGGTGAGGCAGGGCAGTCAGGCCACCCTGGTCTGCCAGGTGGACCAGGCGCCGGCCTGGGAACGGCTCCGTGTTAGGTGGACCAAGGATGGGGCCATCCTGTGCCAACCATACATCACCAACGGCAGCCTCAGCCTGGGGGTCTGCGGGCCCCAGGGACAGCTCTCCTGGCAGGCACCCAGCCATCTCATCCTGAAGCTGGACCCTGTGAGCCTCAACCACAGCGGGGCGTATGTGTGCTCAACGGCCATAGAGATTCCTGAGctggaggaggctgagggcaACGTAACAAGGCTCTTAGTGGACCCAG ATGACCCCACACAGAACAGAAACCTGACCCCAAGCTTCCCAG GACTCCTCTTCGTGCTGCTGGGGGCGGGAAGCGTGGGTGTGGCGATCGTGCTGGGCGCCTGGTTCAGGGGCCGCCGCTGCTGCCAGCAAAGGGATTCAG GAAATGCATTCTATAGCAATGTCCTATACCGGCCCCGGGGGGCTCCAAAGAAGACTGAGGACTGCTCTGGAGAGGCGAAGGACCAGAGAGGCCAGAGCATTTATTCAACCTCGTTCCCGCAGCCGGTCACCTGCCAGCCGCACCTGGCTCCcagaccctgccccagccccaggcccggCCACCCCATTTCTATGGTCAGGGTCTTTCCTAGCCCAGGCCCCACCCAGCAGCCGAGGCCAAGAGGGTTCCCCAAAGTGGGAGAGGAGTAA
- the LOC105487168 gene encoding transmembrane and immunoglobulin domain-containing protein 2 isoform X3: protein MGSPALQGASSLSVQQGPNSLQVRQGSQATLVCQVDQAPAWERLRVRWTKDGAILCQPYITNGSLSLGVCGPQGQLSWQAPSHLILKLDPVSLNHSGAYVCSTAIEIPELEEAEGNVTRLLVDPDDPTQNRNLTPSFPGLLFVLLGAGSVGVAIVLGAWFRGRRCCQQRDSGNSPGNAFYSNVLYRPRGAPKKTEDCSGEAKDQRGQSIYSTSFPQPVTCQPHLAPRPCPSPRPGHPISMVRVFPSPGPTQQPRPRGFPKVGEE from the exons CCCTGCAAGGAGCCTCAAGCCTGAGTGTGCAGCAGGGGCCCAACTCCCTGCAGGTGAGGCAGGGCAGTCAGGCCACCCTGGTCTGCCAGGTGGACCAGGCGCCGGCCTGGGAACGGCTCCGTGTTAGGTGGACCAAGGATGGGGCCATCCTGTGCCAACCATACATCACCAACGGCAGCCTCAGCCTGGGGGTCTGCGGGCCCCAGGGACAGCTCTCCTGGCAGGCACCCAGCCATCTCATCCTGAAGCTGGACCCTGTGAGCCTCAACCACAGCGGGGCGTATGTGTGCTCAACGGCCATAGAGATTCCTGAGctggaggaggctgagggcaACGTAACAAGGCTCTTAGTGGACCCAG ATGACCCCACACAGAACAGAAACCTGACCCCAAGCTTCCCAG GACTCCTCTTCGTGCTGCTGGGGGCGGGAAGCGTGGGTGTGGCGATCGTGCTGGGCGCCTGGTTCAGGGGCCGCCGCTGCTGCCAGCAAAGGGATTCAGGTAACAGCCCAG GAAATGCATTCTATAGCAATGTCCTATACCGGCCCCGGGGGGCTCCAAAGAAGACTGAGGACTGCTCTGGAGAGGCGAAGGACCAGAGAGGCCAGAGCATTTATTCAACCTCGTTCCCGCAGCCGGTCACCTGCCAGCCGCACCTGGCTCCcagaccctgccccagccccaggcccggCCACCCCATTTCTATGGTCAGGGTCTTTCCTAGCCCAGGCCCCACCCAGCAGCCGAGGCCAAGAGGGTTCCCCAAAGTGGGAGAGGAGTAA